One Thermococcus alcaliphilus DNA window includes the following coding sequences:
- a CDS encoding acetate--CoA ligase family protein has product MDFFFYPSSVAVFGSFKKSAIAYEILKNIVEGGFKGEIIPVNPKGGEVEIAGRKLKISKKLEKDVDVAIIAIPAKLVPSLIEEIGEKVKGAVVISAGFSEIGNAELERELVEKAREKGVRIIGPNCAGIFGVHAEFFGSFEVRVKKGGLALISQSGAFGGAALAMGNEEGIGFSAFVSYGNAADLTESDFLRYFADDENTKVIALYIEGVKDGKKFVEALKYATSKKPVIILKAGKSKSGSKAAQSHTGSLAGSYEIYKGVFMQFGAIEVEEMEELFDAAKIFEMYESGGKRIGIITNSGGPGVLATDKAEKLGLEIAKLEEETIEELKKFLPPQCSTKNPVDLIADADYERYKKAIEVVCKDKNVDSLLVICVPPIFMPSEEIAKAIIDAKCDKPIVVNFMAGELVKEGVKLLNAHGFKNFSTPERAAKALYWLSLRRAFKEQRE; this is encoded by the coding sequence ATGGACTTTTTCTTTTATCCTTCATCGGTAGCGGTATTTGGCTCTTTCAAGAAGAGTGCAATAGCTTACGAAATACTGAAGAATATAGTAGAGGGGGGCTTTAAGGGCGAGATTATTCCCGTGAATCCCAAAGGAGGAGAAGTCGAAATAGCTGGGAGAAAACTCAAGATATCAAAAAAGCTTGAAAAAGATGTTGACGTTGCTATAATAGCGATTCCCGCAAAGCTCGTCCCTTCTCTAATTGAGGAAATTGGGGAAAAGGTTAAGGGAGCAGTGGTTATAAGTGCTGGATTTAGTGAGATAGGCAACGCTGAGCTTGAGAGAGAACTCGTTGAAAAGGCTCGAGAGAAGGGAGTAAGAATCATTGGGCCCAACTGTGCCGGAATTTTTGGAGTTCATGCAGAGTTCTTTGGTTCCTTTGAGGTCAGGGTCAAGAAGGGAGGCTTAGCCCTAATCTCCCAAAGCGGAGCCTTCGGCGGTGCAGCCTTGGCTATGGGAAATGAGGAAGGCATAGGATTCTCTGCCTTTGTTTCTTATGGCAATGCAGCCGATTTAACGGAAAGCGACTTCTTGAGGTACTTTGCCGACGATGAGAACACTAAAGTGATAGCCCTCTACATTGAAGGAGTGAAGGATGGGAAGAAGTTTGTTGAAGCTTTAAAATACGCCACTTCCAAAAAGCCCGTGATAATTCTCAAGGCTGGAAAAAGTAAAAGCGGCAGCAAAGCAGCCCAAAGCCATACCGGAAGCTTAGCAGGAAGTTACGAAATTTACAAAGGTGTTTTTATGCAGTTTGGGGCAATAGAAGTTGAAGAGATGGAGGAGCTCTTTGATGCGGCAAAAATCTTTGAGATGTACGAGAGTGGAGGGAAGAGGATAGGCATAATAACAAATTCCGGAGGTCCAGGGGTTTTAGCTACTGACAAAGCCGAGAAGCTGGGGTTAGAGATTGCAAAGCTTGAAGAAGAGACCATAGAGGAGCTTAAAAAATTCTTGCCTCCCCAGTGCTCAACAAAAAATCCAGTTGACCTAATAGCAGATGCAGACTACGAGAGGTACAAAAAAGCGATAGAGGTGGTTTGTAAAGATAAGAACGTTGACAGCTTACTAGTTATCTGCGTTCCGCCGATATTTATGCCAAGTGAGGAGATAGCAAAAGCCATCATAGATGCCAAGTGTGACAAACCGATTGTGGTTAACTTTATGGCCGGAGAGCTCGTAAAAGAGGGCGTGAAGCTTCTAAATGCCCACGGATTCAAAAACTTTTCAACGCCAGAAAGGGCAGCCAAAGCTCTTTACTGGCTCAGCTTAAGAAGGGCTTTTAAAGAACAAAGGGAA